From Chloroflexota bacterium, one genomic window encodes:
- a CDS encoding acetyl-CoA carboxylase biotin carboxyl carrier protein subunit (composes the biotin carboxyl carrier protein subunit of the acetyl-CoA carboxylase complex, the enzyme that catalyzes the carboxylation of acetyl-CoA to malonyl-CoA, which in turn controls the rate of fatty acid metabolism), translating into MKLNIDGKAYYVQLNQDTVSVDGNSFKVQVRREDSQFTIQVNGRPYKIELQGRTVLVNGKAYRVETLGAGVRTPTPLAPKTVPRVPDFGVVKALMPGRVISIRVREGAEVKEDAVLMIIEAMKMENEIRAPQGGMVKRIAVAEGTTVNNSDVLIVLE; encoded by the coding sequence ATGAAATTAAATATAGATGGCAAAGCATACTATGTTCAGTTGAATCAGGATACGGTCAGCGTTGATGGGAACTCCTTTAAGGTGCAAGTGCGAAGGGAGGATTCCCAATTCACGATCCAGGTCAACGGGCGCCCCTATAAAATAGAGCTTCAGGGACGCACCGTACTGGTCAATGGAAAAGCCTATCGGGTGGAGACGCTAGGAGCAGGCGTGAGGACCCCTACTCCACTTGCCCCCAAAACCGTGCCCAGGGTGCCTGACTTTGGCGTCGTGAAGGCACTTATGCCCGGTAGGGTCATCTCTATCAGGGTAAGAGAAGGAGCTGAAGTAAAAGAGGACGCCGTCTTAATGATCATCGAGGCGATGAAAATGGAAAACGAGATTCGTGCCCCACAGGGCGGGATGGTGAAGAGGATCGCTGTTGCTGAGGGTACGACCGTTAACAACAGTGACGTGCTGATAGTGTTAGAATAA
- a CDS encoding oxaloacetate decarboxylase subunit alpha, producing MKENPVKVTDTVLRDAHQSLLATRLRTEDMLPIATRLDEVGYHSLEVWGGATFDTCLRFLHEDPWERLRQIKSHIRKTPLQMLLRGQNIVGYRHYPDDIVERFVAKARQNGIDIFRIFDALNDIRNMELAMKVACREGAHVQAAICYTLSPVHNIDLYVQLAKQLESLGAHSICIKDMAGMLAPYEAYELITRLKESLDLPIQLHCHYTSGMAQATYLKAAEAGIDIVDTAISTMALGSSQPPTESFVSMLRGTPRDTGLDLTLLSEIAQYFAEVRRRYRAFESEFSGVDTNVLVFQIPGGMISNLAAQLQEQGALDKMPEVLREVPQVRQELGYPPLVTPSSQIVGTQATLNVLLGKRYKVIPKEVKSYIKGLYGRPPAPVDERIRRLAIDDEETVEQRPADLLPPEYAQAAKESAAYSRSEEDVLSYALFPSIALEFFKGRAAGEQLEQEVVAAIAAAISHSSGPKPPTSADRSLWRMTGRLRSTALDELRWIK from the coding sequence ATGAAAGAGAATCCGGTCAAAGTAACGGACACCGTCCTCAGAGATGCTCACCAATCCCTCCTGGCCACACGCCTGCGAACCGAGGACATGCTCCCCATCGCCACCCGCCTGGACGAGGTCGGCTATCACTCCCTTGAGGTTTGGGGGGGAGCAACATTCGATACCTGCCTGCGCTTCCTCCACGAGGACCCCTGGGAAAGACTGCGCCAGATTAAGTCCCATATTCGCAAGACACCCCTTCAAATGCTGCTGCGTGGCCAAAACATCGTCGGTTACCGCCATTATCCCGATGACATCGTCGAGCGCTTTGTCGCCAAGGCGCGCCAGAACGGCATCGACATCTTCCGCATCTTCGATGCTCTGAACGATATCCGTAATATGGAGTTGGCGATGAAGGTCGCCTGCCGAGAGGGGGCTCACGTCCAGGCAGCCATCTGTTACACCCTCAGTCCCGTACACAACATTGACCTGTACGTTCAATTAGCCAAGCAGTTAGAATCCCTGGGAGCTCATTCTATTTGTATCAAGGATATGGCCGGCATGCTCGCCCCCTACGAGGCCTACGAGTTAATAACGAGACTTAAAGAGAGCCTCGACCTACCGATCCAGTTGCATTGCCACTATACCAGCGGTATGGCGCAGGCGACCTATCTTAAGGCCGCGGAGGCGGGCATCGATATCGTTGATACGGCCATCTCCACCATGGCCCTGGGCAGCTCACAACCACCAACGGAGAGTTTCGTGAGCATGTTAAGGGGCACTCCTAGAGATACAGGGCTCGACCTGACCTTGCTCTCCGAGATTGCCCAATATTTCGCTGAAGTACGGAGGAGATATCGAGCCTTCGAGAGTGAGTTTAGCGGGGTAGATACGAATGTGCTCGTCTTCCAAATACCCGGAGGCATGATCTCCAACCTGGCCGCTCAACTTCAGGAACAGGGTGCGCTGGATAAGATGCCTGAGGTGCTACGGGAGGTGCCACAGGTGCGCCAGGAATTGGGTTATCCGCCACTAGTCACCCCATCCAGTCAAATCGTCGGTACACAGGCCACACTGAATGTTCTGCTTGGAAAGCGCTATAAGGTCATCCCAAAGGAGGTAAAATCCTACATCAAGGGTCTCTACGGCCGTCCGCCAGCACCGGTAGATGAGAGGATCAGGCGGCTGGCGATCGATGATGAGGAAACCGTGGAGCAGAGGCCAGCTGATTTGTTGCCTCCTGAATACGCCCAAGCGGCTAAGGAGAGCGCAGCATACAGCCGGAGCGAAGAGGATGTGCTCTCCTATGCCCTCTTTCCCTCCATAGCCCTGGAATTCTTCAAGGGGAGAGCGGCTGGGGAGCAGCTGGAGCAGGAGGTTGTGGCAGCCATCGCGGCAGCTATCAGCCACTCAAGTGGGCCGAAACCTCCCACTTCGGCCGACCGTTCACTATGGAGAATGACCGGGCGCCTTCGTTCAACGGCCCTTGATGAGTTGCGCTGGATCAAATGA
- a CDS encoding 3-hydroxybutyryl-CoA dehydrogenase, whose product MKETAKVGVVGGGTMGNGIAQVFAQAGFRVTLVDVDQRQLDKALATISRNLARGVEKGRLTEEESEATLRRITTSLELNDLAESTIVIEAIIEDAEAKMDLFRRLDSLCAPQTVLASNTSSISITQLAAATKRADKVIGMHFMNPVPVMQLVEVIRGMSTSEETTAFVKALATKLGKIAVEVNDYPGFISNRILMPMINEAIYALMEGVAKRDDIDTVMRLGMNHPMGPLQLADLIGLDVCLHIMEVLYAGFGDSKYRPCPLLRRMVQAGHLGRKSGQGFYKY is encoded by the coding sequence ATGAAAGAGACGGCTAAGGTGGGTGTGGTAGGGGGAGGCACGATGGGCAACGGTATCGCTCAGGTCTTTGCCCAAGCAGGCTTTAGGGTGACCCTGGTCGATGTCGATCAAAGACAGTTAGACAAAGCCTTAGCGACCATCAGCCGGAATCTGGCCCGCGGTGTGGAGAAAGGACGTCTCACCGAGGAGGAGAGTGAGGCTACCCTGCGGCGAATCACGACCTCGCTCGAGCTCAACGATCTCGCCGAATCGACTATCGTGATCGAGGCCATCATCGAGGATGCGGAAGCAAAGATGGACCTCTTCCGCAGGCTGGACAGTCTCTGCGCCCCGCAAACCGTCTTAGCCTCAAATACCTCATCTATCTCTATCACGCAGTTGGCGGCGGCCACAAAGCGAGCCGATAAGGTCATCGGCATGCACTTTATGAACCCGGTGCCGGTGATGCAGCTGGTTGAGGTTATTCGAGGAATGTCTACCAGCGAGGAAACGACCGCTTTCGTCAAAGCCCTGGCTACGAAACTCGGCAAGATAGCGGTTGAGGTGAACGATTACCCGGGTTTCATCTCCAATCGTATCCTGATGCCGATGATCAACGAGGCCATTTATGCCCTTATGGAGGGCGTAGCCAAGCGCGATGATATTGACACCGTGATGCGCCTGGGCATGAATCACCCCATGGGTCCGCTACAACTAGCAGACCTGATCGGACTGGACGTCTGTCTGCACATAATGGAGGTGCTCTACGCTGGCTTTGGCGATTCGAAGTATCGGCCCTGTCCGCTCCTTCGCCGTATGGTCCAGGCTGGTCATCTTGGCCGTAAGAGTGGACAGGGGTTCTATAAATATTAG
- a CDS encoding acetyl-CoA C-acetyltransferase, protein MSPEHEVVIISAVRIPTGKFLGALSPFSATQLGSIVIREAVRRAGINPQQVDEVIMGNVVSAGLGQAPARQAAIHAGIPPAVPVLTINKVCGSGLKAVMLAAQAIKAGDARCLVAGGMESMSNAPYLLRNARNGYRLGNGELVDADICDGLWCSFENWHMGDAAEFIAAQFGISREEQDEFALESHRKALMASESGKFRDEIVPVEVPHKKGTIIFDTDETPRADTSLEALARLKPAFQFNGTVTPGNAPGLSDGAAALVVMEGKEAERSGRPPLARITAYTAVGIEPRFIFAAPPLAIRKLLSQTGLSLADFDLIEVNEAFSAQILANGKELGWDWNKINVNGGAVALGHPIGASGARILTTLIYALRARGGKRGLASLCLGGGSAIAMSIEVIER, encoded by the coding sequence TAGTCATCATCAGCGCGGTGCGTATCCCTACCGGCAAGTTTCTCGGAGCACTTTCTCCCTTTTCCGCTACCCAACTGGGCTCCATTGTGATCCGTGAGGCGGTCAGACGGGCCGGGATCAATCCCCAACAGGTGGACGAAGTGATCATGGGCAACGTCGTCTCCGCCGGCTTAGGTCAAGCCCCGGCCAGACAGGCCGCTATTCACGCCGGGATACCCCCCGCAGTCCCAGTCCTCACCATCAATAAGGTGTGCGGCTCTGGACTGAAAGCCGTGATGTTGGCCGCCCAGGCAATCAAGGCCGGGGATGCCCGATGCCTCGTTGCCGGAGGGATGGAGAGCATGAGTAATGCCCCCTACCTTTTGCGTAATGCCAGAAATGGCTACCGCCTCGGAAACGGGGAGTTGGTTGATGCCGACATCTGCGATGGGCTGTGGTGTTCGTTCGAGAACTGGCATATGGGCGATGCCGCCGAGTTCATCGCCGCCCAATTCGGTATCAGTCGGGAGGAGCAAGACGAGTTCGCCCTGGAGAGCCACCGTAAGGCTCTAATGGCCAGTGAGAGTGGTAAGTTTAGGGACGAAATAGTTCCCGTCGAGGTGCCCCACAAGAAGGGCACGATCATCTTCGATACCGATGAGACGCCCCGGGCAGATACCAGCCTTGAGGCCCTGGCCAGGCTTAAGCCGGCTTTCCAATTCAATGGAACGGTTACACCTGGCAATGCACCTGGACTCAGCGATGGGGCCGCTGCCCTCGTCGTAATGGAGGGCAAAGAAGCGGAGCGCAGCGGACGGCCACCCTTAGCACGGATCACTGCTTACACGGCGGTGGGCATCGAGCCCAGGTTCATCTTTGCCGCACCACCCCTGGCCATCCGAAAACTGCTGAGCCAAACAGGGCTCTCACTAGCCGATTTCGACCTGATCGAGGTCAACGAGGCCTTCAGTGCGCAAATCCTGGCCAACGGCAAGGAGCTGGGGTGGGATTGGAACAAGATAAATGTAAATGGCGGAGCGGTGGCCCTTGGGCATCCTATCGGAGCCAGCGGCGCCCGCATCCTAACAACCCTAATCTATGCCTTGCGCGCCCGTGGGGGAAAGAGAGGATTAGCCTCCCTCTGTCTCGGCGGTGGTAGCGCCATAGCTATGAGCATTGAGGTGATAGAGCGATGA
- a CDS encoding methylmalonyl-CoA carboxyltransferase, with protein sequence MIEAKIERLRQMWQEALLGGGRRRIEEQHAKGKLTARERLDLLLDEGSFQELDAFVTHRATEFGLERRRFLGDGVVSGYGRIDGRLVYVYAQDFTVFGGSLSETQAMKICKILDMALKNGAPVIALADSGGARIQEGVDSLGGYASIFLRNTLASGVIPQISVIMGPCAGGAVYSPALTDFIFMIKGTSHMFVTGPTVIKAVTHEDVTFEHLGGAMTHNAISGVAHFAAESEEECLSLVRHLLSFIPQNNLEDPPAVETSDDPARVDDGLNMIIPDNPIKPYDMKEIIRLVFDNGQFFEIQEHFAQNIIIGFARLNGRSIGIVAQQPSVLAGVLDINASIKAARFVRFCDCFNIPIITFEDVPGFLPGVAQEHGGIIRNGAKLLYAYCEATVPKITVITRKSYGGAYCVMNSKHVRGDINYAWPSAEIAVMGPEGAVDIIFKREIERAADPEAMRQQLIEEYREKFASPYIAAARGYIDEVIEPSQTRPKLIVALEMLQNKRDNNPPKKHGNIPL encoded by the coding sequence ATGATAGAAGCCAAAATTGAGCGACTGCGCCAGATGTGGCAGGAAGCCCTCCTGGGGGGTGGCCGAAGAAGGATAGAGGAGCAACACGCTAAGGGCAAATTGACCGCTCGGGAGCGTCTCGACCTTCTCCTCGATGAGGGCAGCTTTCAAGAGTTGGATGCCTTCGTCACGCACCGAGCTACTGAATTTGGCCTGGAGAGACGAAGGTTCTTGGGAGACGGCGTCGTTAGTGGCTATGGCCGGATCGATGGCCGTCTCGTCTATGTCTACGCCCAAGATTTTACGGTCTTCGGCGGGTCCCTGTCTGAAACTCAGGCAATGAAGATCTGCAAGATCCTCGATATGGCCCTGAAAAATGGCGCACCGGTCATCGCTTTGGCCGACTCGGGCGGGGCGCGTATCCAAGAAGGGGTGGATAGCCTGGGAGGCTATGCCAGCATCTTCCTGCGTAACACCCTGGCCTCCGGTGTCATCCCCCAGATATCGGTCATAATGGGGCCATGCGCGGGGGGGGCCGTCTACTCACCCGCCTTAACCGATTTCATCTTTATGATTAAGGGGACAAGCCATATGTTTGTCACCGGCCCCACAGTGATTAAGGCCGTCACGCACGAGGATGTTACTTTTGAACACCTTGGTGGGGCAATGACACACAATGCCATCAGTGGCGTGGCTCACTTCGCCGCCGAGAGCGAAGAGGAATGCCTATCATTGGTCAGGCATCTGCTCAGTTTCATCCCTCAGAACAACCTGGAGGATCCACCGGCTGTTGAAACCTCCGATGACCCGGCCCGCGTAGACGATGGGCTGAATATGATCATCCCTGATAACCCTATCAAGCCTTACGATATGAAGGAGATTATTCGCCTGGTCTTTGACAACGGCCAATTCTTTGAGATCCAGGAGCACTTCGCCCAAAATATTATCATCGGCTTCGCCAGGCTGAATGGCCGCTCTATAGGCATCGTCGCTCAGCAGCCCAGCGTGTTAGCCGGCGTGTTGGATATCAATGCCTCAATAAAGGCAGCCCGTTTCGTGCGCTTCTGCGACTGTTTCAATATCCCTATCATCACCTTCGAAGATGTGCCCGGCTTTTTACCCGGCGTCGCCCAGGAACATGGTGGCATCATCCGCAACGGAGCCAAGCTGCTCTACGCTTACTGCGAGGCCACTGTGCCCAAAATCACGGTGATCACGCGCAAATCTTACGGCGGCGCCTACTGTGTCATGAACAGTAAGCACGTTCGCGGCGACATAAACTATGCCTGGCCATCAGCGGAGATAGCCGTGATGGGACCCGAGGGTGCGGTGGATATAATCTTCAAGCGAGAGATCGAGAGAGCAGCCGACCCCGAGGCTATGCGACAACAGCTTATTGAAGAATACCGCGAGAAGTTCGCTAGCCCCTACATTGCGGCCGCCCGCGGCTACATCGATGAGGTGATCGAGCCAAGCCAGACTCGTCCTAAACTGATCGTTGCCCTGGAGATGTTACAGAATAAGCGTGATAATAACCCACCCAAGAAACACGGTAACATACCTCTATAA
- a CDS encoding acyl-CoA dehydrogenase, with protein sequence MDFELTADQRLIRDTVRGLATAQLQPMAARYDEAEEYPYENLRKLAELGLMGTFVPEEYGGAHIDTVSYALAVEEISRACAATGLIMSIHNSLVCHTILLFGNEKQRRRFLPTLARGEKIGAFALTEPNAGSDVASMETTAVSAGEQWVINGSKIFITSGAVADVLILFASTDRSLGAKGISAFIIEKGTLGFSIGSRVRTMGMRASGTAELVFQDCRLPKENLLGEPGGGFRLAMQALDCGRIGIAAQAVGIAQACFEDSVKYAKERHQFGKPIAEFQAIQWPLAEMATEIAAARLLTLYAASLKDKGQRFTKEAAMAKLCASDTAMRAATRAVQIHGGYGYAREYPIQRYFRDARITQIYEGTNEVQRMVIAANILK encoded by the coding sequence GTGGATTTTGAACTGACTGCCGATCAGCGCCTGATCCGCGATACTGTGCGTGGTCTGGCCACGGCCCAGTTACAGCCGATGGCGGCGCGCTACGATGAGGCCGAGGAGTACCCCTACGAGAATCTGCGGAAGTTGGCGGAGCTGGGGCTGATGGGCACGTTCGTCCCCGAGGAGTACGGTGGTGCTCACATCGATACAGTAAGTTACGCTCTGGCAGTGGAGGAGATCTCCCGCGCCTGTGCCGCGACCGGATTGATTATGTCCATTCATAACTCTTTAGTTTGCCATACCATCCTCCTCTTTGGTAATGAGAAGCAGAGACGACGCTTCTTACCGACGTTGGCCCGAGGGGAGAAGATCGGCGCTTTTGCCCTCACCGAGCCCAACGCTGGATCTGACGTGGCCTCCATGGAGACAACAGCTGTGTCGGCAGGTGAGCAATGGGTCATCAATGGTTCTAAGATATTCATTACCAGCGGAGCCGTAGCCGATGTCCTCATCCTGTTCGCCTCCACAGATAGATCACTTGGGGCCAAGGGCATCAGCGCTTTCATCATTGAGAAGGGCACTCTTGGCTTTTCCATAGGATCCAGAGTACGTACCATGGGGATGCGAGCCTCCGGCACTGCCGAGCTCGTTTTCCAGGACTGTCGTCTGCCGAAAGAGAATCTTCTGGGGGAACCTGGAGGTGGTTTTCGGCTGGCTATGCAGGCTTTGGATTGTGGCCGAATAGGCATAGCCGCCCAAGCAGTGGGCATCGCTCAGGCCTGCTTCGAAGATTCAGTCAAGTACGCTAAAGAACGGCACCAGTTTGGAAAACCGATCGCCGAATTTCAAGCCATCCAGTGGCCACTGGCGGAGATGGCTACCGAAATAGCCGCCGCTCGTCTGCTCACCCTGTACGCTGCTAGCCTGAAGGATAAGGGACAACGCTTCACCAAAGAGGCAGCGATGGCCAAGCTCTGTGCTTCGGATACAGCTATGCGGGCGGCGACCAGGGCCGTCCAGATCCATGGTGGCTACGGCTACGCACGTGAGTACCCTATTCAGCGCTACTTCCGTGATGCGCGCATCACTCAGATCTATGAGGGCACCAATGAGGTGCAACGTATGGTTATTGCGGCCAATATCCTCAAATAG